Within Thermococcus celer Vu 13 = JCM 8558, the genomic segment GGGCGTTGCATGCCACACTGGGAACTACTCCTGCTTTTACAGGAAGCTGGGCGAGCCCGAGCGGGTCCTGCCGATGGACTACTCGCTGGAGGTCCTTCGAGAGCTCGAGGAGCTGATAAGGGACAGGAAAGGGAACCCGAAGGAGGGTTCCTACACGTCGAAGCTCTTCAGGGAGGGCAGGGAGAGGATATACAAGAAGTTCGGGGAGGAGGCGGTCGAGGTTCTCGTGGCGGAGACGAGGGAGGGCCTGATATACGAGACCGCTGACGCGCTCTACCACCTGCTCGTTCTCCTCGCCTACAACGACGTTTCCCTCGGAGAGGTGATGGCCGAGCTCAGGAGGCGGAGGGGATGATAGACCCGCTGGTTAAGTCCTTCGAGCCCTACCGCGTCGTTGAGGGGAACTACAGGATACGGCTCGACAAGAACGAGAACCCATACGACCTGCCGGACTGGGTGAAGGAGGAGATGTTCGAGGAGCTGAGGGAGCTTTCCCTCAACCGCTACCCGCACGTAACCTCAATGCCGGCGAGGGAGGCGATAGCCGACTTCTACGGGCTCTCACCCGAGAACGTCGCCGTGGGA encodes:
- the hisIE gene encoding bifunctional phosphoribosyl-AMP cyclohydrolase/phosphoribosyl-ATP diphosphatase HisIE, with translation MDDLIEKVDWEKNNGIVPVVVQDTNGEVLTLAYVDREALKRTLETGYAHYYSRSKKRVRMKGEVSGNTQRVREVRVDCDSDALLFIVEQKGVACHTGNYSCFYRKLGEPERVLPMDYSLEVLRELEELIRDRKGNPKEGSYTSKLFREGRERIYKKFGEEAVEVLVAETREGLIYETADALYHLLVLLAYNDVSLGEVMAELRRRRG